ACGAGCACGGCATGCTCTTGATCGCCGACGAGATCCAATGCGGTATGGGCCGCACGGGAAAGCTCTTCGCAATCGAGCATTACGGTATCGCACCCGATCTGATCACCATGGCAAAATCGCTCGGGGCCGGCATGCCAATCAGCGCGGTGACGGGCAGGGCCGAGGTCATGGACGCGGCGCATTTCGGAGGGGTTGGGGGAACGTACGGGGGGAGTCCGCTCGGCTGCGTTGCCGCCCTCGAGGCCGTGGAAGCGATTCGCCGCCCGGACTTCCTCGCTCGGGCCTGCGAGATAGGTAAGCTCATCGAGAGCCGTCTCGCCCAATGGTACGATCGCTTCCCCCTGGTGGGTGACGTACGCGGGCTGGGCCCGATGAGGCTCGTAGAGTTCGTGCGCGATCGCGAAACGAGGCAGCCCGCGCCCGAGGAGACGCTCTCCATCATCAAGCGCGCCGTGGCGAGCGGTTTGGTCCTGATACGGGCCGGTCTCTACAGCAACTGCATCCGGTTGATGCCCCCTCTGGTCGCGGACGATGCCGTCCTCCAAGAGGGTCTCGACGTCCTCGAGGAGTCGATTGCCGCTCGCAGCTGAAGCTCATGCTGGACTCGTTCTTCTTCAACGGCAAGCTGCTCACCCAGGATGAAAACCGGCCGACTGCCGAGGCGCTCGCGGTGAAGGGCGGGCGAATCCATGCAGTTGGATCGCGAGACGAGCTGGAGGGGCTCGTCGGTCCCGAGACCGTGAGGCTCGATCTCGAAGGAGGAACGCTGCTACCTGGCTTCAACGATTCGCACGTCCACGTGTGGAAGATCGGTCAGCTCTTGACGAGTATTCTCGATTTGAGGTCGATTGGGAGTCTGCCGGAGCTCGCCGCGATGCTGCGTCGTCGCGACCGTGAGCTCTCCCCCGGTCAATGGCTCTTGGGCCGGGGCTACAACGAGGCCCGATTGAGCGAAGGTCGCCAACCGACTCGGCGGGATCTCGACGAAGCCGTTTCCCGAAGGCCCATCGCGTTGACCCGAACCTGCGGCCACATGCTCGTGGCCAGCTCTCGAGGGCTCGAGATTGCCGGCGTCACCCGCGACACCTCCGATCCCCCGGGTGGCACGATCGTTCGTGATGCGTCGGGAGAGCCCACCGGGCTTCTCCAGGAGACGGCGATGGGCTTCGTGAAGGCCGTCCTTCCCGAACCGACGCCGGCCGAGTATGCCGAGATGATTCGTGCGGCTCAGGCCGGGCAACTGTCCAAGGGCATCACCAGCGCGACCGAAGCGGGTGCTTACCCCGATCTGGTTAGCGCCTACCGGGAGCTCGAGCGTGCCGGAGAGCTTCGCCTGCGCGCCAACGTCATGGCGATGCGACTGGCGGACGAGGAAGTCAAACCCCTTCCGCTTCCCGAACGTTTCGTGTCGGATTTTCTCCGGGTCGACTCGGTGAAGTTATTCGCCGACGGAGGACTGTCGGGTGCCACCGCGGCCTTGAGGGGTACGTACCGCCACGAGCCGACTCATGGACTTCTTCGAGCTCGGACCGACGAGCTCCTCGCCCTCGCGCTCGAGGCCCAGGAGGCGGGTTTACGCGTTTGCTGCCATGCAATCGGTGATGCCGCCATCGATACTGTCCTCGACGCCTACGAACGGCTCGGGCGGCCGGGTCACCGGGTGGAACATTTC
This window of the Vicinamibacteria bacterium genome carries:
- a CDS encoding amidohydrolase, whose translation is MLDSFFFNGKLLTQDENRPTAEALAVKGGRIHAVGSRDELEGLVGPETVRLDLEGGTLLPGFNDSHVHVWKIGQLLTSILDLRSIGSLPELAAMLRRRDRELSPGQWLLGRGYNEARLSEGRQPTRRDLDEAVSRRPIALTRTCGHMLVASSRGLEIAGVTRDTSDPPGGTIVRDASGEPTGLLQETAMGFVKAVLPEPTPAEYAEMIRAAQAGQLSKGITSATEAGAYPDLVSAYRELERAGELRLRANVMAMRLADEEVKPLPLPERFVSDFLRVDSVKLFADGGLSGATAALRGTYRHEPTHGLLRARTDELLALALEAQEAGLRVCCHAIGDAAIDTVLDAYERLGRPGHRVEHFGLPDDSQIARARRLGVAVAPQSVFIHDLGPNFRRYLGEEYLNRLYPIRSMLRAGLVVALGSDAPVVPDDNPLLGIRAAVTRRDVEGTIIAPQESITAKEGIDAYTMGSAKASGDASDRGSLEPGKWADLVLLDRDPLETPPEELADLRVLATFVGGEERYRA